The following coding sequences are from one Diabrotica virgifera virgifera chromosome 2, PGI_DIABVI_V3a window:
- the LOC126879620 gene encoding uncharacterized protein LOC126879620, which translates to MIKEIVKQSDNLLLTIKRLRKIIFDKFTQNDAKVWLKRLNAHICKCNNLIKAKKLPIGTARKLQSNVGHFKHFRRIILNFNRRVGLGLNSKLRNRVKWENVVSSFASRIKTGVIINLYHKDVGPFLDDAFTVFKQKVKTVLKSNRILKVNTTLWGEFIKKTGDSESLDLIHFNTKNVIIDSYSTDLHIWFSENVKDIIFKKMSEFAEKGSGAALSKVISLEVNINKVEIGNGSSYIKIPEQIQKRHACINIKNYDQNCFYWAIISSLYPAKIHTERTSAYPYYSTALKTEDLEAPMPLSHITKFEKINTISVNVYALELNQVKEKQFYEVVPARLTQNKLDRHVNLLLIQDKYFPKLNDYDAPPSDDENIEIKYHYCWIKDMSRLLSSQLSKNEHKKYICDRCMNYFYSGNKLAEHEEFCRDINKCKMTVPKYDHVAFRNFTYKQTTPFIIYADFECQLHNFTDSNVKLSKTAKYQKHVPYSAGYYFKCAYDDSLSYFRSYRGENCMEWFAKEMAEISKFVDSKIKSIVPMVKKPSTSKATVCHICEKRFLATDIIVVDHDHFTGEVRGFAHQACNLNFRKVFVVPVAFHNFSGYDSHFMIIDLCKHGHLSLLPINKEKYISFTLHSDEHKIRLRFIDTMRFMGASLDELASLLDTSEKKILKQEFYSLDDDAFNLLTCKGVFCYDYVDSLEKLEETSLPTISHFYNKLCDEHISEQKYAHAQKVWCTFECKNLGEYSDLYLKTDILLLADVFEQFRQKCRDTYHLDPAWYYTIPGYTWDCMLRYTKCRLELLKDVDMILFIEKGIRGGISVCSNRFSEANNKYMSTYDPTQPSKYIMYLDVNNLYGWAMSEYLPFGGFKWIEDVTKFGLASKSTKLPKGHIDIMSIPNAAKEGYFFQVDLEYPLELHDKHKDFPFAAEHRIPPGSKQPKLLPTLFNKSKYIIHYRNLKQALSNGLILTKIHKVLKFNQSAWLRPYIELNTNLRAASKSSFEKNLYKMMNNAVFGKTMENIRRHRTVKICKNWNGRYGAKNLIASIRFHSRTIFSENLVAIELTKSVVCFNKPLYIGAAILDISKLCMYDFHYSFMLPTMGEENCMLLYMDTDSFIYELQCLDAYKEVLKAHNSKFDTSDYSENNPYMIERLNKKIPGLMKDEANGKIITNFIGLRSKMYTFKLQTTDEEREKERERLKLKLNKEQIDCGIQNLGITKKAKGVKYNVVKNIITFEDFENCLKEYKIKSTNQRCIRSYQHSVFSIEQTKTALSPYDDKRYLIPESFKTLPWGHCDIP; encoded by the coding sequence atgatTAAGGAAATAGTTAAACAGTCGGATAATCTATTATTAACTATTAAAAGACTTCgcaaaataatttttgataaatttactCAAAATGATGCTAAAGTGTGGTTAAAGCGATTAAATGCACATATTTGCAAatgtaataatttaattaaagctAAAAAATTACCCATTGGAACTGCTAGAAAATTACAATCAAACGTaggacattttaaacattttcgaagaataattttaaatttcaatagACGTGTTGGTCTAGGACTTAATTCAAAATTACGAAATAGAGTAAAATGGGAAAATGTCGTTTCAAGCTTTGCAAGCCGGATTAAGACAGgggttataataaatttatatcataAGGATGTAGGACCGTTTTTGGATGATGCTTTTAccgtatttaaacaaaaagttaaaACTGTTTTGAAATCTAATAGAATACTTAAAGTCAACACTACTTTGTGGGGGGAATTTATTAAAAAGACAGGTGACAGTGAGAGTTTAGATTTGATACATTTTAACACTAAAAATGTCATTATAGATAGTTATTCAACCGATTTACACATTTGGTTTAGCGAAAATGTTaaagatataatttttaaaaaaatgtctgaGTTTGCAGAAAAAGGTTCAGGTGCCGCTCTCTCTAAAGTAATCTCATTAGAAGTTAACATCAATAAAGTCGAAATTGGGAACGGATCATCGTACATTAAAATTCCTGAGCAAATTCAAAAGCGTCATGCAtgtataaatatcaaaaattacgatcaaaattgcttttattgggcgattattagctctctttatccagctAAAATACATACAGAACGTACGTCGGCATATCCATATTACAGTACGGCGTTGAAAACGGAGGACTTGGAAGCTCCAATGCCTTTAAGTCATattacaaaatttgaaaaaataaatactatatcagtgaatgtttatgctttggaattaaaCCAAGTTAAGGAAAAACAATTTTACGAAGTAGTACCTGCTAGACTTACACAAAACAAGcttgatagacatgtaaatttgcTTCTAattcaggataaatattttcCAAAGTTAAATGATTACGACGCTCCTCCTAGTGACGatgaaaatattgaaataaaatatcattattgCTGGATTAAAGATATGTCTAGGTTGCTAAGTTCTCAGTTAAGTAAGAacgaacataaaaaatatatttgtgatCGCTGCATGAATTATTTTTACAGCGGGAATAAACTTGCGGAGCACGAAGAGTTCTGCAGAGACATAAACAAATGTAAAATGACTGTTCCCAAATACGATCATGTTGCTTTTAGAAATTTCACATACAAACAAACCACTCCCTTTATCATATATGCtgattttgaatgtcagttacaTAATTTTACAGATTCTAATGTAAAACTGAGCAAAACAGCAAAATACCAAAAGCATGTACCTTATAGTGCAGGCTATTACTTTAAATGTGCTTACGATGACAGCTTATCATATTTTCGAAGCTACAGAGGTGAAAATTGCATGGAGTGGTTTGCAAAAGAAATGGCTGAAATATCCAAATTTGTCGATTCTAAAATAAAATCAATTGTACCTATGGTTAAAAAGCCTAGTACAAGTAAGGCAACTGTCTGTCATATTTGTGAGAAACGCTTTTTAGCTACAGATATAATTGTGGTAGATCATGATCATTTTACCGGAGAGGTAAGAGGATTTGCACACCAAGCATGCAATTTAAACTTCAGAAAGGTGTTTGTTGTGCCAGTAGCCTTCCATAATTTTAGTGGATATGACTCACATTTCATGATTATCGATTTATGCAAACATGGGCACCTGAGCTTACTTcctattaataaagaaaaatatatttcttttactCTACATTCAGATGAGCATAAAATTAGACTAAGATTTATCGATACTATGAGATTTATGGGAGCTTCACTCGATGAATTAGCATCACTTTTAGATACTTCAGAGAAGAAGATTTTAAAACAAGAATTTTATAGTTTAGATGATGATGCATTTAATTTATTAACTTGCAAAGGAGTATTTTGCTATGATTATGTAGATAGTTTGGAAAAATTAGAGGAAACTTCTTTACCTACAATTagtcatttttataataaattatgtgATGAACATATTAGCGAACAGAAGTATGCTCATGCGCAGAAAGTTTGGTGTACATTTGAATGTAAAAATTTGGGAGAGTATAgcgatttgtatttaaaaacagaTATTTTGCTTCTGGCTGATGTATTTGAACAATTTAGACAAAAATGTAGGGATACGTACCATTTAGATCCTGCGTGGTATTATACCATACCAGGTTATACATGGGACTGTATGCTTAGGTATACAAAATGTAGATTAGAGTTATTAAAAGATGTGGATATgattttgtttattgaaaaaggCATAAGAGGCGGAATATCTGTGTGTAGTAACCGATTTTCGGAAGCTAACAATAAGTACATGTCGACATATGACCCCACACAACCCTCTAAGTACATCATGTATTTAGATGTAAATAATCTCTATGGTTGGGCTATGAGTGAATATTTACCCTTTGGAGGATTTAAGTGGATTGAAGATGTAACCAAATTTGGTCTTGCATCTAAATCCACTAAACTTCCCAAGGGGCATATTGATATTATGTCAATTCCGAATGCTGCGAAGGAGGGCTATTTCTTTCAAGTTGACTTAGAGTATCCACTTGAATTACACGACAAACATAAAGATTTTCCATTTGCTGCCGAACACCGCATTCCTCCCGGTTCAAAACAACCAAAATTATTGCCAACTCTTTTTAATAAGTCaaaatatattattcattatagAAATTTAAAGCAGGCTTTATCTAACGGATTAATTTTAACTAAAATACATAAAGTTTTGAAATTTAATCAATCTGCATGGCTGCGGCCCTATATTGAGTTAAATACTAACTTACGGGCTGCATCTaagagcagttttgagaaaaatctcTATAAAATGATGAACAATGCTGTGTTTGGTAAGACCATGGAGAATATAAGGAGGCATAGaactgtaaaaatatgtaaaaattggaATGGAAGGTATGGAGCCAAAAACTTGATTGCAAGTATTCGGTTTCACAGTCGTACTATCTTTAGTGAAAACCTGGTGGCCATCGAACTAACCAAATCAGTAGTGTGTTTTAATAAGCCTCTGTATATAGGTGCAGCAATCCTAGACATatcaaaattatgtatgtatgattTTCATTACTCCTTCATGCTTCCAACGATGGGAGAAGAAAATTGTATGTTATTGTACATGGATACAGATAGCTTCATCTATGAATTACAGTGTTTAGATGCATATAAGGAGGTTTTAAAGGCACACAACTCTAAATTCGATACATCTGACTATTCGGAAAATAACCCGTACATGATAGaacggttaaataaaaaaatccccGGTCTAATGAAGGATGAAGCTAATGgaaaaattattacaaattttattggtCTAAGATCAAAAATGTATACATTTAAATTACAAACAACTGATGAAGAGAGAGAAAAAGAGAGAGAACGTTTAAAACTGAAACTAAACAAGGAACAAATTGATTGTGGTATTCAAAATTTAGGTATAACCAAAAAAGCAAAAGGTGTAAAATATAATGTAGTCAAAAATATAATCAcatttgaagattttgaaaattGTTTAAAAGAATACAAAATTAAAAGCACAAACCAAAGGTGTATTCGGTCATATCAACATTCAGTATTCAGCATAGAGCAAACAAAAACGGCCCTAAGTCCTTATGATGATAAACGATATTTAATACCAGAATCCTTTAAGACGCTTCCCTGGGGGCATTGTGATATACCataa